The DNA window AATGTTTTCTATCCCACAACTCCACTGTGTCATGTCTTACTTTTGAGTCCCTGTCCTTATGACATTGTCAGCAACTTTTAAATGCAAGTATTAGAGACCAAGGGCATTTGATGAAGGTGTTTTTGTGGAGGGCTGTGGATGTCAGATTTGGCGAGTTGGTGTCACCAGTAAGGTGACCCAATGGCCGCGttgtgctgtggtttgtggGTGTCTTGTGGAGAGGCTCCTCAGTCCTTCACAACCACGTCAAGCTCATCTGGGGTTTGCAGTTCTTGTGGGGATGATGTGTGTCCCCTTCCATCATCCACATTTTCTCCCTGTCCCATTGCCACCATTCTAAACCTGTCTCTATGCCATGCCTTTCCAGCTGGATGTGAGAAAACAATCCCTATGGTTTGGGGGCTCTTGTCAGGCCCTGTAATGTCTTGGGTTTTATTCATCAGTAGTGCTTATCTCAGCTTGCCATAGCTTGGTCACACTGTGGGGTTCCATTGCTGGACTCTGAGTGACACTTAGAAATGAAATCTTGTGAAGGATCAGAAGATGATGTTTGTGGAGCACTTGAATGAGCTGGATGCATTCAATTTTCAGAACAAATGTGTTGACCTTTTTACTTTCTCAAGGTACATGAATGTAAATCATAAGGTCAGTCTTACCTGGCCCAGGCTGATGAGCCATGAGCTGGGgactctttttcttcctgtaactCTACATTTCCATGTCCTGCTTTTGTGCTCGAGTCCATCTGACCTTGGCAGCAGCTTTAAAGTGAGAGTTGGTATTTGGGAGGATTTGCTTAGAAGGTGCGTGTCAGAGaaaccagtataaaccacaAATAGCTAGGAAACTTGGGATGTCAACAATGAGGTCAACGCATGGGACAGGGGTTCTTTGGTTTGGGGCTGCATTTGAGGGAGGGACCCCATTCCTTTACAGCCCtgtcaggctgctctgggctttgtggctgtgctgggcattaGGTCCTGCCCCTTCCAGTGCATTTACTCCCTCCCACCTTGCCCATGGATTTCCAGGGCCCTTGTTCCTGCTGACAAGGATGGGACAATTTTTCCCCTACAAAGCATTTCCTAATGCAGGTCATACAAGGTGATGAGGAGCAGTTGGAGTTGATTTGGAAGGCAAAATCCTGTCTTAGTGACCTCTGTGttacatacagaaaaaaaaatcttgctgtgGATGCTGAGGGAGCCATGGCTGGTGTTTACCTCCACCTCTCAGCAATGTCTTGGCAGTGTCACCTACTGCACCATTGCAGACTATGCAAGGATGTACAGGTGGTGTAAAGGGTCAGTGAGGTGTGTTGCTGTATTCATATAATATTTAATCAACCTGATCTGGGGCCTTGTGATCCAATTGTCCAGCTGGAGTCAGCTTGACAAATGAAGCGGCTCAATAGTCGTATCCATAAGACCAAAAAAATGTTCAACATCCTCTAAAACGATGTGAGTTGGTGTGAGCAGGTTTGGGGTCCACAGGGGATGGGGACCACAGGCTTAGTGAATCAAGGCCAGTTCGGGGCCACCAAgatttttggaggatttttcaCAAGGGAGTGAGAGAGCTGGGTCTTCCAGGAGACAAGGCTGGATGCTGGGTTTTTAGAAGTTGGCAATGGCAAAATGAAAAGAGATGGAATTCCATGGCCAGAGCAGACAAGCCGTTCTTTCATGTGACGGTGGTCACAGAGTGGAAGAGGTGCAGGAGTTTCTCTCTGCCGGGGAGATGACAACCTGACCTGTCCATGGTTCTGCAAATCTTTCTCTGGGTTCCCTTCCTTGATCAGAGAGGATGGAAGCCCTTGCAGCGCTTCCCGAATTTCTCTGAGAGTGGATGTTATTGTGATTGTGTGGTTTGAGAGTTCTAATGGGAGGAGATGATGTCAAGGCTATGCTGGCATAGAAAGTCTTTGTCAGAGCACCGAGCAGGAGAGCTTTGTTGTGTCCAAGCCTTTGGAATGGAAGATGATGTGTGTTTCTCATATACTGAAGGGTCACCCTTCACCCTTCAACTTCAAGCCTCCTGTGCCAGTTATGGTTGTTACCGTTGAGGTTCTACATGTTTAGGAAGGTGTTGTGCCCCTTTGCCTCCCGTGGGTGAGGATGTAAGGGCTTTGGAATTCAAAAGGAAGAGACAAGTGAGTCTTTGATGCAGGAAACGTTTATTGTGGCAAAAGCATTAAAAGGCAAGGGAGAGAACTTGAATGGATCCAGAGTGAGGTGCAAGTAGAGTGACCATCATCTGAGGTGCTTTGGTAGCAGGAGCTGttggcagagggcagagctggtggtgtCAGTGGTGGTGCTGAGGGCCCTTAGCAGATGTAGCCATAGCCCCTtctgccagagcagcccaggcctCCCAGGCCGTAGCCAAGGCCAAAGCCACCAAATCCGCCAGagatgggctgtccctgggcattgagctcagtgcccagagcagcggAGGAGGTGGATCCAATGGCAGtgttctgggggaaggaggtcatgatgggtcctggcagggtgaccagcacaggggaagggttGTGGTGCTGATCAAGAACCCAGACCAGAAAGTTGCAGTGGAGCATCACAATAGTGGAGCATCACGTGTCCATGACAGATTTCAGGTGATTCTTGCCATGAAGTCATGAGACGTGGCCCTTCCTCTTTTTAGAACACCGAGGAGGTCCTGTGAGGAGCCCTGTGGACAGTTCTGGCCTCCACAGGAGATGCACAAGTGGGTAGTGAACAAAGAGAGGTTGAGGGCCAGCAGATATTGCAAGGGTTGGGCAATCTTTGGTATAGGAGAGACTGAGAGAGCATGGACTCTGGGTAGACAAGGCTGGGCATGAATGTGTTATCAGTGAGTGGGAGCCCTGCTGTTCTCAGTACTCCACacatgaaggaaagaaggcaTGTGCACAATTGAAAATAGATGGAATACTATGGGTGAGAAAAGTAAGTATTTTTCAGTGTGTGTGGATTGTCCCAGAATGTAAGAGATAATGGGGTCTCTCTTCTTGGAGGTCCAAAACTGAACTGGACATAATTGTGGAaatcctgcctgtgctgggcctGCTTGAGAAAGGGAGATGGAAGAATTTGCACTGCGGAGTTCCTGCCCGAGTGCAAGATGTTATTCCTCTGTTTGTGGGGAGGACTCCATAAGTATTACGGGGAAGGGAATTTTTCAAGTGTGTGGTGGCATGGAGTGATTTTCTTATGCAGTACCCAGGAGAGAATAGCTGCGAGCAAGCCTTTGGTAGATGAGGTGATGGCCTTGTGTCATGTTCTGGAAgatctcccctctcccctgttTCCCATGTCAGTGTTGGATGTTTCGGTGGGGACATATTTACTAAGAAATGTTCtttgctccctttccttcccacaTAATGGTTGAGTGCTGGGATTGCACAGGTTGATGGTGTGAGGCCATTGGAATTCAAAAAGAAGACGAAACAACTCAGGTTGTGATGCAAGGAAACTTTATTGAATACAAAGaaggatgaggaaaaagaaGCTGAAGTAATCAGGTGTGAGGTGCAAGTAGAGAGACCATCAGCCAAGGTGCTTTGGTTGCAGGAGCTGTTGGCAGAGGCCAGAGCTGGTGGTTTCAGGGGTGGTGCTGAGGGCCCTTAGCAGATGGAGCCATAGCCCCTTCTGCCATAGCAGCCCAGGCCTCCCAGGCCGTAGCCAAGGCCAAAGCCAAATCCGCCAGagatgggctgtccctgggcattgagctcagtgcccagagcagcggAGGAGGTGGATCCGACGGCGGtgttctgggggaaggaggtcatgatgggtcctggcagggtgacCATCACAGGGGAAGGGTTGATGATGACGCGGGAAtcctggcattgcagggcacagggctcgtTGCAGCTGTTGGCCAGCGGGGTGGGTccgcagggactgcagaggctgttgCAGGCCATGGGTGTGGTGTGGAGGGTGCCTGGAAGAGAAAGGGTGAGTTAGGACAAGGGTGTGGGAGTGTGAGGGGCAGTGATGTAGAAGAGTGAGGGAGTGTGGAGGCTGTAGTGAGGCTGTGGGGAGGTGTGAGGGTTGCTGAGGATGGGGCTGAGTGTGCTGGAAGAGAAGAGCcaggggtgcaggagcaggagggttaGGGCTTCAGACTCACCTGGTTgttggcaggagcaggaggagaaggcttTGGGTGTAGTGTGTGAGGGAGagaggctctgggctggcttttATGCTGGTTCTGGATGGGCGGGACAGCCTTGTCCCAAGACCTTGGGGCATTTTGCCGGCCACAGTTCCTGCTTGTCCCAGCGTGGTGAATCCTGCAGTCAGGAATGTTTTGCATCACACAACTCTACTGTGTCATGTCTTACTTTTGAGTCCCTGTCCTTATGACATTGTCAGCAACTTTTAAATGCAAGTATTAGAGACCAAGGGCATTTGATGAAGGTGTTTTTGTGGAGGGCTGTGGATGTCAGATTTGGCGAGTTGGTGTCACCAGTAAAGTGACCCAATGttgtgctgtggtttgtggGTGTCTTGTGGAGAGGCTCCTCAGTCCTTCACAACCACGTCAAGCTCATCTGGGCTTTGCAGTTCTTGTGGGGATGATGTGTGTCCCCTTCCATCATCCACATTTTCTCCCTGTCCCATTGCCACCATTCTAAACCTGTCTCTATGCCATGCCTTTCCAGCTGGATGTGAGAAAACAATCCCTATGGTTTGGGGACTCTTGTCAGGCCCTGTAATATCTTGGGTTTTATTCATCAGTAGTGCTCATCTCAGCTTGCCATAGCTTGGTCACACTGTGGGGTTCCATTGCTGGACTCTGAGTGACACTTAGAAATGAAATCTTGTGAAGGATCAGAAGATGATGTCTGTGGAGCACTTGAATGAGCTGGATGCATTCAATTTTCAGAACAAATGTGTTGACCTTTTTACTTTCTCAAGGTACATGAATGTAAATCATAAGGTCAGTCTTACCTGGCCCAGGCTGATGAGCCATGAGCTGGGgactctttttcttcctgtaactCTACATTTCCATGTCCTGCTTTTGTGCTCGAGTCCATCTGACCTTGGCAGCATCTTTAAAGTGAGAGCTGGTATTTGGGAGGATTTGCTTGGAAGGTGCGTGTCAGAAAAACCAGAATAAACCACAAATACCTAGGAAACTTGGGATGTCAACAATGAGGTCAACGCATGGGACAGGGGTTCTTTGGTTTGGGGCTGCATTTGAGGGAGGGACCCCATTCCTTTACAGCCCggtcaggctgctctgggctttgtggctgtgctgggcattaGGTCCTGCCCCTTCCAGTGCATTTACTCCCTCCCACCTTGCCCATGGATTTCCAGGGACCTTGTTCCTGCAGACAAGGATGGGACAATTTTTCCCCTTCAGAGCATTTCCTAATGCAGGTCATACAGGGTGATGAGGAACAGTTGGAGTTGATTTGGAAGGCAAAATCCTGTCTTAGTAACCTCTGTGttacatacagaaaaaaaaatcttgctgtgGATGCTGAGGGAGCCATGGCTGGTGTTTACCGCCACCTCTCAGCAATGTCTTGGCAGTGTCACCTACTGCACCATTGCAGACTATGCAAGGATGTACAGGTGGTGTAAAGGGTCAGTGAGGTGTGTTGCTGTATTCATATAATATTTAATCAACCTGATCTGGGGCCTTGTGATCCAATTGTCCAGCTGGAGTCAGCTTGACAAATGAAGCGGCTCAATAGTCGTATCCATAAGACCAAAAAAATGTTCAACATCCTCTAAAACGATGTGAGTTGGTGTGAGCAGGTTTGGGGTCCACAGGGGATGGGGACCACAGGCTTAGTGAATCAAGGCCAGTTCGGGGCCACCAAgatttttggaggatttttcaCAAGGGagtgagagagctgggacttcCAGGAGACAAGGCTGGATGCTGGGTTTTTAGAAGTTGGCAACGGCAAAATGAAAAGAGATGGAATTCCATGGCCAGAGCAGACAAGCCGTTCTTTCATGTGACGGTGGTCACAGAGTGGAAGAGGTGCAGGAGTTTCTCTCTGCCGGGGAGATGACAACCTGACCTGTCCATGGTTCTGCAAATCTTTCTCTGGGTTCCCTTCCTTGATCAGAGAGGATGGAAGCCCTTTCAGCGCTTCCCAATTTCTCTGAGAGTGGATGTTATTGTGATTGTTTGTGTGGTTTGAGAGTTCTAATGGGAGGAGATCATGTCAAGGCTATGCTGGCATAGAAAGTCTTTGTCAGAGCACTGAGCAGGAGAGCTTTGTTGTGTCAAAGCCTTTGGAATGGAAGATGATGTGTGTTTCTCATATACTGAAGGGTTACCCTTCACCCTTCAACTTCAAGCCTCCTGTGCCAGTTATGGTTGTTACCATTGAGGTTCTACATGTTTAGGAAGGTGTTGTGCCCCTTTGCCTCCCGTGGGTGAGGATGTAAGGGCTTTGGAATTCAAAAGGAAGAGACAAGTGAGTCTTTGATGCAGGAAAAGTTTATTGAGGCAAAAGAATTAAAAGGCAAGGGAGAGAACATGAATGGATCCAGAGTGAGGTGCAAGTAGAGTGACCATCAGCTGAGGTGCTTTGGTTGCAGGAGCTGttggcagagggcagagctggtggtgtCAGTGGTGGTGCTGAGGGCCCTTAGCAGATGTAGCCATAGCCCCTTCTGCCATAGCAGCCCAGGCCTCCCAGGCCGTAGCCAAGGCCAAAGCCAAATCCGCCAGagatgggctgtccctgggcattgagctcagtgcccagagcagcggAGGAGGTGGATCCGACGGCGGtgttctgggggaaggaggtcatgatgggtcctggcagggtgaccagcacaggggaagggttGATGATGACGCGGGAAtcctggcattgcagggcacagggctcgtTGCAGCTGTTGGCCAGCGGGGTGGGTCCGCAGGGACTGCAGCGGTTGTAGCAGGCCATGGGTGTGGTGTGGAGGGTGCctggaagagagagagggatgaGGCAGGGTAGAGGCGTGGGAGAGCAAGGAGAGAagtgtgcaggagcaggaggtttgCGGGCTTGAGGCTCACCTTGCTGTcggcaggagcaggaggagaaggcttGAGGAGAAGTGTGTGTGGGAGagaggctctgggctggcttttATGCTGGTTCTGGAGGGGCGGGACAGCTTTGTCCCATGGCCTTGAGGCATTTTGCAGGCCACAGTTCCTGGCTGGCTCCGAGCGGTGAGTCCTGAGGTGGGGAGTGTTTTGCATCCCACAACTCTGCTGTGTCGTGTTCTGTCTTTGAGTCCATGTTCATCTGACATTGGCGGCAGCTTTAAATACAGGTATTAGAGAACAAAGTCTGTTGATGGTGATGTTTATTGTGGAGGGCTGTGGACGTGACCAGAACTTTGGACCATGGGGCGTCAACCATGAAGCCACCCCCTGACCCTGGTGTGCTGTGGTTTTTGGGTGTATTGTCATGAAGGCCCTCATACCCTCACAGCCATGTCAGGCTCATTTGGGCTTTGCAACTCTTCTGGGGGTGATGAGTGTCCCCTTCCATGTCATTCTCTCCCACCCTGTCTCGTTGCCAGCATTCTAAACCTGTCTCCATGCCTGGCCTGTCCTGCTGGTTATGGGAGAACAATCCCTGTGACACCTCCCCTACTGTCCAACGTCTTGTGCTGGTTCATCCATAGCGCTCGAATAACTGGGCCTAACAAGGTCCAGCTGTGGTGTCCCATTTCTGTGATCAGAATGAAACCTGGAAAGGGAAATTTGGTGCTGGGTAAGAAGGCATGAGGAGCAGTTGAAGGAACTGTGTACATTTAGCTTTCAGAAAAAGTGAGTTGACCTTGTTACTCTCTAGAGCTACGACATCTAGGTTTATCATATCAGTTTTCTCATAAACAGTTTTACAAGTCATGAGGTGAGGATAGTATTTCTTGCCACAAATCTGCCCTGTCATGGCTCTTGAGCCCATGTCCATCTCTTCTTGGTGTCTGCTTTAATTTGAGACTTGATATTGGGGAGCATTGGCATGGATGATGTGTGTCAGAGAAAGCAGAATATACAACAAAATAGTAAGAACAATATGGTTGTCATCAGTGAGGGTGTTTAAAGCCCTTCTGTGGTTTATTTTGTGGGTGTGTTGTGAAGATTTGCCCCATTCCACTGCAGCCATGACAGGCTGGTGTGGCCTTTGTACCTGTGCTGTGCATGAGGAGCTGCCCCTTCCATTGTGGTCATTCCTCCTTTATAGTGTGAGTGTTTGACACCAAAGGCTGGTGTTGATGGTGTGTGTCAAAGGGGACTGAAGACATGACCGAGATTTGCAGAGGTGGGGTGTCATCAGTGAGGCCATCCAATGGAACTcatggttttgtgtgtgtgggtgtgttgTGGGTGAGGAGGGGCCCCAAACTATCCCCGCTGCGTCAGGCAGGTCTGGGCTTTGCATCTGTGCCAGGTGTGAGTGCCTGGACTGTTGCATTCTGTGTCAGCAGAGGGAGAGTTGCCCcttcagggagctggcaggggatGGAGTGACTGAGGCCCCACTTGGCTGTTTGACCATTCAGAAGGACCTCGAGAGTAAGGTTTGAAGGGAACCTCCCAAATTTCAAACAAGAGAACTCTGAAGTTGTGCATCTGGACAGGAATAGCATTTGCCTCTGGCTCACGCTGTAGGCCGAGAGTCTGAGAAGTGGCTTTTGTGAGCAGGACCCTGTGGTGCTGATCAAGAACCCATACCAGAAAGTTGCAGTGGAGCATCACATTAGTGGAGCATCACGTGTCCATGACAGATTTCAGGAGATTCTTGCCATGAAGTCATGAGAGGTGGCCCTTCCTCTCTTTAGAACACTGAGGAGGTCCTATGAGGAGCCCTGTGGACATTTCTGGCCTCCAGAGGAGATGCACAAGTGGGTAGTGAACAAAGAGAGGTTGAGGGCCATCAGATATTGCAAGGGTTGGACAATCTTTGGTATAGAAGAGACTGAGAGAGCATGGACTCTGGGTAGACAAGGCTGGGCATGAATGTGTTATCAGTGAGTGGGAGCCCTGCTGTTCTCAGTACTCCACCcatgaaggaaagaaggcaTGTGCACAATTGAAAATAGATGGAATACCATGGGTGAGACAAGTAAGTATTTTTCAGTGTGTGTGGATTGTCCCAGAATGTAAGAGACAATGGGGTCTCTCTTCTTGGAGGTCCAAAACTGAACTGGACATAATTGTGGAaatcctgcctgtgctgggtcTGCTTGAGAAAGGGAGATGGAAGAATTTGCACTGCAGAGTTCCTGCCCAAGTGCATGATGTTATTCCTCTGTTCGTGGGGAGGACTCCATAAGTATTACGGGGAAGGGAATTTTTCAAGTGTGTGGTGGCATGGAGTGATTTTGTTATGCAGTGCCCAGGAGAGAATAGCTGCGAGCACGCCTTTGGTAGATGAGGTGATGGCCTTGTGTCATGTTCTGGAAgatctcccctctcccctgttTCCCATTCAGTGTTGGTTGTTTTGGTGGGGAGATATTTACTAAGAAATGTTCTTTGCTCGCATTCCTTCCCACATAATGGTTGAGTGCTGGGATTGCACAGGGTGAGGGTGTGAGACCATTGGAATTGAAACAACTCAGGTTGTGATGCAAGAAAACTTTATTGAGTACAAAGAAGGATGagaaaaaagaagctgaagtAATCAGGTGTGAGGTGCAAGTAGAGAGACCATCAGCCAAGGTGCTTTGGTTGCAGGAGCTGTTGGCAGAGGCCAGAGCTGGTGGTGTCAGGGGTGGTGCTGAGGGCCCTTAGCAGATGGAGCCATAGCCCCTTCTGCCATAGCAGCCCAGGCCTCCCAGGCCGTAGCCAAGGCCAAAGCCAAATCCGCCAGagatgggctgtccctgggcattgagctcagtgcccagagcagcggAGGAGGTGGATCCGACGGCGGtgttctgggggaaggaggtcatgatgggtcctggcagggtgaccagcacaggggaagggttGTGGTGCTGATCAAGAACCCAGACCAGAAAGTTGCAGTGGAGCATCACAATAGTGGAGCATCACGTGTCCATGACAGATTTCAGGTGATTCTTGCCATGAAGTCATGAGACGTGGCCCTTCCTCTTTTTAGAACACCGAGGAGGTCCTGTGAGGAGCCCTGTGGACAGTTCTGGCCTCCACAGGAGATGCACAAGTGGGTAGTGAACAAAGAGAGGTTGAGGGCCAGCAGATATTGCAAGGGTTGGGCAATCTTTGGTATAGGAGAGACTGAGAGAGCATGGACTCTGGGTAGACAAGGCTGGGCATGAATGTGTTATCAGTGAGTGGGAGCCCTGCTGTTCTCAGTACTCCACacatgaaggaaagaaggcaTGTGCACAATTGAAAATAGATGGAATACTATGGGTGAGAAAAGTAAGTATTTTTCAGTGTGTGTGGATTGTCCCAGAATGTAAGAGATAATGGGGTCTCTCTTCTTGGAGGTCCAAAACTGAACTGGACATAATTGTGGAaatcctgcctgtgctgggtcTGCTTGAGAAAGGGAGATGGAAGAATTTGCACTGCGGAGTTCCTGCCCAAGTGCATGATGTTATTCCTCTGTTTGTGGGGAGGACTCAATAAGTATTACGGGGAAGGGAATTTTTCAAGTGTGTGGTGGCATGGAGTAATTTTCTTATGCAGTACCCAGGAGAGAATAGCTGCGAGCAAGCCTTTGGTAGATGAGGTGATGGCCTTGTGTCATGTTCTGGAAgatctcccctctcccctgttACCCATGTCAGTGTTGGATGTTTCGGTGGGGACATATTTACTAAGAAATGTTCtttgctccctttccttcccacaTAATGGTTGAGTGCTGGGATTGCACAGGTTGATGGTGTGAGGCCATTGGAATTCAAAAAGAAGACGAAACAACTCAGGTTGTGATGCAAGGAAACTTTATTGAATACAAAGAAGGATGagaaaaaagaagctgaagtAATCAGGTGTGAGGTGCAAGTAGAGAGACCATCAGCCAAGGTGCTTTGGTTGCAGGAGCTGTTGGCAGAGGCCAGAGCTGGTGGTTTCAGGGGTGGTGCTGAGGGCCCTTAGCAGATGGAGCCATAGCCCCTTCTGCCATAGCAGCCCAGGCCTCCCAGGCCATAGCCAAGGCCAAAGCCAAATCCGCCAGagatgggctgtccctgggcattgagctcagtgcccagagcagcggAGGAGGTGGATCCGACGGCGGTgctctgggggaaggaggtcatgatgggtcctggcagggtgaccagcacaggggaagggttGATGATGACGCGGGAAtcctggcattgcagggcacagggctcgtTGCAGCTGTTGGCCAGCGGGGTGGGTccgcagggactgcagaggctgttgCAGGCCATGGGTGTGGTGTGGAGGGTGCCTGGAAGAGAAAGGGTGAGTTAGGACAAGGGTGTGGGAGTGTGAGGGGCAGTGATGTAGAAGAGTGAGGGAGTGTGGAGGCTGTAGTGAGGCTGTGGGGAGGTGTGAGGgttgctgaggctggggctgagtgtgctggaagagaagagccaggggtgcaggagcaggagggttaGGGCTTCAGACTCACCTGGTTgttggcaggagcaggaggagaaggcttCGGTGAAGTGTGTGAGGGAGagaggctctgggctggcttttATGCTGGTTCTGGATGGGTGGGACAGCCTTGTCCCAAGACCTTGGGGCATTTTGCCGGCCACAGTTCCTGGTTGTCCCAGCGTGGTGAATCCTGCAGTCGGGAATGTTTTGCATCACACAACTCTACTGTGTCATGTCTTACTTTTGAGTCCCTGTTCTTATTACATTGTCAGCAACTTTTAAATGCAAGTATTAGAGACCAAGGGCATTTGATGAAGATGTTTTTGTGGAAGGCTGTGGATGTCAGATTAGGCGAGTGGGTGTCACCAGTAAAGTGACCCAATGGCCGCGttgtgctgtggtttgtggGTGTCTTGTGGAGAGGCTCCTCAGTCCCTCACAACCACGTCAAGCTCATCTGGGGTTTGCAGTTCTTGTGGGGATGATGTGTGTCCCCTTCCATCATCCACATTTTCTCCCTGTCCCATTGCCACCATTCTAAACCTGTCTCTATGCCATGCCTTTCCAGCTGGATGTGAGAAAACAATCCCTATGGTTTGGGGACTCTTGTCAGGCCCTGTAATGTCTTGGGTTTTATTCATCAGTAGTGCTCATCTCAGCTTGCCATAGCTTGGTCACA is part of the Ammospiza nelsoni isolate bAmmNel1 chromosome 1, bAmmNel1.pri, whole genome shotgun sequence genome and encodes:
- the LOC132081511 gene encoding feather beta keratin-like, translating into MACNSLCSPCGPTPLANSCNEPCALQCQDSRVIINPSPVMVTLPGPIMTSFPQNTAVGSTSSAALGTELNAQGQPISGGFGFGLGYGLGGLGCYGRRGYGSIC
- the LOC132084235 gene encoding feather beta keratin-like: MACNSLCSPCGPTPLANSCNEPCALQCQDSRVIINPSPVLVTLPGPIMTSFPQSTAVGSTSSAALGTELNAQGQPISGGFGFGLGYGLGGLGCYGRRGYGSIC